A window from Sinanaerobacter sp. ZZT-01 encodes these proteins:
- a CDS encoding mechanosensitive ion channel family protein, giving the protein MPNMNTILIKIGMTALILLIGYILICILTKILKRGLKKTKIDEVLHTFFLNCLKMLLWIMLLITALSYLGIPPTSFLTVLGAAGVAVALALKDSLSNFAGGILIIISKPFSKGDFIEDMEIAGKVEKIDLLYTTLMTFDNKVITIPNGKLANTTIVNYSREQKRRVDCKFGVGYEDDIALVKEILENVAASNPKIFNEPKVTIGIAALGDNAVEFDLKVWCATEDYWDVYYFLQEQVKLAFDVQHISIPYPQMDVHMKK; this is encoded by the coding sequence ATGCCAAATATGAACACAATTTTGATAAAAATAGGAATGACCGCATTGATTTTATTAATCGGATACATTTTAATTTGTATTTTGACAAAAATATTAAAGCGAGGGCTGAAAAAGACAAAAATTGATGAAGTACTTCATACTTTCTTTTTAAATTGCTTGAAGATGCTATTATGGATTATGCTGCTCATTACAGCTTTGAGCTATTTAGGAATTCCGCCGACGTCATTTTTAACCGTATTGGGAGCTGCCGGTGTAGCGGTTGCTCTTGCTTTAAAAGACAGCTTAAGCAATTTTGCAGGAGGTATTTTAATTATTATATCAAAGCCATTTTCTAAGGGAGATTTTATTGAAGATATGGAGATAGCAGGTAAAGTAGAAAAAATTGATCTTCTCTATACGACACTGATGACTTTTGATAACAAGGTGATTACCATTCCAAATGGGAAATTAGCGAATACCACAATTGTAAACTATTCAAGGGAGCAAAAAAGACGAGTAGATTGTAAGTTTGGAGTTGGATATGAAGACGATATTGCATTGGTGAAGGAAATTTTAGAAAATGTTGCCGCCTCCAATCCAAAGATATTCAATGAACCAAAAGTAACAATCGGAATTGCCGCCCTTGGCGATAATGCAGTTGAGTTTGATTTAAAAGTTTGGTGTGCAACAGAGGATTACTGGGATGTCTATTATTTTTTACAAGAGCAGGTTAAATTAGCATTTGATGTTCAACATATTTCGATTCCATATCCTCAGATGGATGTTCACATGAAAAAATAA
- a CDS encoding MBL fold metallo-hydrolase — translation MKLCVVLDNNTYVDEYYYGEPGVCYYIEDEGINILFDVGYSDVFLKNASKLGISLLNLDALVLSHGHDDHTGGLPFLFQDREGMETAKKMMLITHPATFDKKYLDGQEIGCPINRSESAKHSRLLLTKEPFKISDHITFLGEIPKVMEFEKAYSIGMKGEMGQEAEDFISEDSALVLQGNDGIYVITGCSHSGICNIIEYAKKVTGVNHVCGVLGGFHLFDIASERVQSTIDYLEKQNIPELYPCHCTSFDVKAAMYQRMKVKEVGVGLVLEWK, via the coding sequence ATGAAGCTTTGTGTTGTATTAGATAATAATACTTACGTAGACGAATATTATTACGGAGAACCGGGAGTTTGTTATTACATAGAGGATGAGGGCATTAATATTTTATTTGATGTAGGCTATAGTGATGTTTTTTTGAAAAATGCATCGAAACTTGGAATTTCATTATTAAATTTGGATGCTTTAGTTTTATCTCACGGGCATGATGATCATACCGGAGGCCTTCCTTTTTTGTTTCAAGATCGAGAGGGCATGGAAACCGCGAAGAAAATGATGTTGATAACGCATCCGGCTACTTTTGATAAAAAATACTTGGATGGTCAGGAAATCGGTTGCCCAATAAACAGAAGTGAATCGGCAAAGCATTCCCGTTTGTTACTGACAAAAGAACCTTTTAAGATAAGCGATCACATTACATTTTTAGGCGAAATACCTAAGGTTATGGAATTTGAAAAAGCATACAGCATAGGAATGAAAGGGGAAATGGGACAAGAAGCGGAGGATTTCATCAGTGAAGACAGTGCTTTGGTGCTTCAAGGGAATGATGGAATATACGTCATTACAGGCTGTTCGCACAGCGGCATATGCAATATCATTGAGTATGCTAAAAAAGTAACCGGAGTGAATCACGTTTGCGGTGTATTGGGTGGTTTTCATCTGTTTGACATAGCCAGTGAGCGGGTACAATCAACAATAGATTATTTAGAAAAGCAAAATATACCAGAGCTATATCCTTGCCATTGCACCTCTTTTGATGTAAAAGCAGCGATGTATCAAAGGATGAAAGTGAAAGAAGTCGGTGTTGGTTTAGTGCTGGAATGGAAATGA
- a CDS encoding sodium-dependent transporter, protein MEEQRSNFSSRLGFVLAAAGSAVGLGNIWRFPYLAAKYGGGIFLLVYFILLVSFGFSLMIAEIAIGRKTKLSAVEAYGKLDKRFGFVGTLTSLVPMIIFPYYCVIGGWVVKYFIAFITGEAGAAAQDGYFTNFITQTAQPIIWLVLFMGATTAVVICGVEKGIESASKVLMPILVLLSVIVAAFSITMPGAWDGVLYYITPDFSQFSIKTVLGALGQLFYSMSLAMGIMITYGSYMKKDADLESSVKQIEWFDAGIAFVAGLMIVPAVYAFSGGDESAMNAGAGLMFITLPKVFAAMKMGTLIGTIFFLLVFFAALTSAISLMETVVSIVQDRLKWGRIKATIVILIASMAIALPSTLGFGIWSHITPLGMSLLDFFDFISNSVLMPIVAFLTCIFVGYFIKTKTISDEVKLSSKFKQEKLFVIVIKYIAPICLIVILVSYVMIGLGLISI, encoded by the coding sequence GTGGAAGAACAAAGAAGTAATTTTTCAAGCAGGCTTGGCTTTGTATTAGCTGCTGCTGGTTCTGCTGTAGGGTTAGGTAACATTTGGAGGTTCCCATACTTAGCAGCGAAGTATGGCGGTGGAATATTTTTACTTGTATATTTTATACTTTTGGTATCTTTTGGATTTTCACTTATGATTGCAGAAATTGCAATCGGTAGAAAGACAAAGCTTAGTGCGGTAGAGGCTTATGGTAAATTGGACAAGCGATTTGGTTTTGTCGGAACGTTAACCTCATTAGTACCGATGATAATATTTCCGTATTATTGCGTCATTGGTGGCTGGGTTGTCAAATATTTTATTGCCTTTATTACGGGAGAAGCAGGAGCAGCTGCTCAAGATGGATATTTTACAAACTTTATCACGCAAACAGCGCAGCCGATTATCTGGCTTGTGTTGTTTATGGGAGCGACGACTGCTGTTGTAATCTGTGGAGTAGAAAAGGGAATTGAGAGTGCAAGTAAGGTATTGATGCCAATTTTAGTGCTCCTTTCAGTTATTGTTGCGGCCTTTAGTATCACCATGCCAGGAGCATGGGATGGAGTACTTTATTATATTACTCCAGATTTCTCTCAGTTTTCAATTAAAACTGTATTGGGTGCTTTAGGACAGCTATTTTATTCTATGTCACTTGCAATGGGAATCATGATTACGTATGGGTCTTATATGAAAAAAGATGCAGATTTAGAATCTTCGGTTAAACAGATTGAATGGTTTGATGCTGGAATTGCATTTGTTGCAGGATTGATGATTGTTCCTGCTGTATATGCTTTTTCCGGTGGAGATGAGTCCGCGATGAATGCGGGTGCCGGTCTTATGTTTATTACACTGCCTAAGGTTTTTGCTGCGATGAAAATGGGCACGTTAATTGGAACAATATTCTTCTTGCTTGTATTTTTTGCAGCGCTAACTTCTGCAATATCCTTAATGGAAACTGTCGTATCCATTGTGCAGGATCGTCTGAAATGGGGCAGAATTAAAGCGACGATTGTTATTTTGATTGCATCTATGGCGATCGCATTGCCATCTACATTAGGATTTGGAATATGGAGTCATATTACGCCATTAGGCATGTCATTACTGGACTTCTTTGATTTTATCAGCAACAGTGTTCTAATGCCGATTGTTGCTTTCCTAACTTGTATTTTTGTCGGCTATTTTATTAAGACAAAGACGATTTCAGATGAAGTTAAACTCTCTTCAAAGTTTAAGCAGGAGAAGTTATTTGTTATTGTTATTAAATATATTGCACCGATTTGTCTGATCGTCATTCTAGTAAGTTATGTGATGATAGGACTTGGTTTGATTAGTATTTAA
- a CDS encoding chemotaxis protein codes for MAAVDTKILLESGTNEIEIMEFTIAGDLFGINVAKVREILMPSAIKPMPQSHPAVEGVFKPRDRVITVVNLPKYLGLPKSSENGRDLFIITNFNKVYVAFRVHSVEGIDRISWSSIQKPDKTIYGGDSGVATGLAECGNRLVTILDFEKIVADIAPETGIQLSGIDKLQRKDRDQRPIIVAEDSILLSKMIEEALVKAGYNNVLMFNNGQEAWDYLSEIRDDAHIYDKVSCIITDIEMPQMDGHRLTKLVKTDAVLKKIPLVIFSSLINEEMQIKGKSLGADEQLSKPEIVHLVTVIDHLLDKSTDIKS; via the coding sequence ATGGCAGCAGTCGATACTAAAATTTTATTAGAATCCGGAACGAATGAGATTGAAATTATGGAATTTACCATTGCTGGAGATTTGTTTGGTATTAATGTCGCAAAGGTTCGGGAAATACTAATGCCGAGTGCAATCAAGCCAATGCCGCAATCTCATCCTGCTGTAGAAGGCGTATTTAAACCAAGAGACAGGGTAATTACCGTAGTTAATTTACCTAAATATCTTGGATTGCCGAAATCCTCTGAAAACGGCCGAGATTTATTCATCATAACGAACTTTAACAAAGTGTATGTTGCATTTCGTGTACATTCCGTTGAAGGAATTGATCGTATTTCTTGGAGCTCAATTCAAAAACCGGACAAGACGATTTATGGTGGAGATTCAGGCGTAGCAACCGGCTTAGCTGAATGTGGAAATCGCTTAGTAACAATTTTGGATTTTGAAAAAATTGTTGCAGATATTGCGCCAGAGACAGGAATACAACTATCTGGCATAGATAAACTACAAAGAAAAGATCGGGATCAAAGACCGATCATTGTTGCAGAAGATTCGATTTTGTTATCAAAAATGATAGAAGAAGCACTGGTTAAAGCCGGATATAATAATGTGTTGATGTTTAATAATGGGCAGGAAGCGTGGGATTATCTCAGCGAAATTCGAGATGATGCTCATATCTACGATAAGGTATCCTGTATTATAACCGATATTGAAATGCCGCAGATGGACGGACACCGCCTTACAAAGCTGGTTAAAACAGATGCAGTACTGAAAAAAATTCCATTGGTTATTTTTTCTTCTCTTATCAATGAGGAGATGCAGATCAAAGGAAAGTCATTAGGGGCAGATGAGCAGTTATCAAAGCCGGAGATTGTTCATTTAGTCACCGTTATTGACCATCTATTGGATAAAAGCACGGATATTAAAAGCTAA
- a CDS encoding flagellar export chaperone FliS — MNQYMNNYGKGFQHYKEQSVNTMTKSEMLFLLYDEIIKKMNKAKILANNKDYANFKVEIDKTRKIVLYLMNTLDLKYAVSKDLSRMYEFFNYELSRLSASRNLKIIDELIPLVIDLKDTFKEADRLSRKQKVVAK; from the coding sequence ATGAATCAGTACATGAATAATTACGGAAAAGGATTTCAGCATTATAAAGAACAATCAGTTAATACAATGACGAAAAGTGAGATGCTGTTTCTTTTGTATGATGAAATCATAAAAAAAATGAACAAAGCTAAAATTTTAGCAAATAATAAGGATTATGCAAATTTTAAGGTAGAAATTGACAAAACTCGAAAAATTGTGCTATATTTAATGAATACATTAGATTTAAAATATGCAGTGAGCAAAGACTTATCTAGGATGTATGAATTTTTTAATTATGAGTTATCCCGTTTAAGTGCAAGTCGCAATCTAAAAATTATTGATGAGTTGATTCCTCTTGTTATAGATTTGAAAGATACCTTTAAAGAAGCGGACCGACTGTCCAGAAAGCAAAAGGTAGTAGCAAAATAG
- the fliD gene encoding flagellar filament capping protein FliD: MSTNVSSILAASTSNRLTGLMSNMDVDEIVKNMSQGTISKISKLDQKRQNLEWKQTAYRAVTTSLLNFSNTFLSSSSTTNLSKSSFFKSAVVTSLGSNASAASVTGTIDSVRNFSIGSISRLATTAGVTTAADHKVSSRNVTTGLIDLMNGRDISALEDTSVALTYGSNTYYLNLSEIPLSTKTDDAARAQENAENVVAALNSALKSEGLSDSLAAELGTDGKVTFNEINNAGNELKVEAGSTALLNILGLKTGDIAKDGELTGRNNIKTDSLVKQVTFGESIASGGGTFTFDLDGVKAVINLKDLVNDDGSFKDADMTMKKLTDHINAQLAKSYGAGKVAVSAVDENGSPLTSGATQGKLVFETSSSTSILSVSSGDRGVLGATGAMNMNFGDANRLLVYEPLSSSKSNLNTSLDFSGGKTYSMTVNDTVFEVGSDFIMIDGEKKEFAQGVTINDIMSTINSSDAGVTVKYLSTSDRFSIIANDPGSIGKIDISGELGEALFGKSNTLVGAKQGTDSEMQVSFDGGTTYETITRTSNSFTIDGVNVTLKSTFTSKDVDATAGSGDAITFSAKANADEVVSAIKSMVEKYNEMISEINSAVSTKPIRNRSGGALTYQPLTDEQRKDMSESEISAWEEKAQQGILFADPLLRTLSSDLRFVFSNQVDGVSMNQIGIKAGSTYKDNGKLSFNETMFRKALEEKPDAVAKLFTSNGSVNEDEKGAIAKLGEIMNKYASTSGSKKGSLIQKAGHASSPTSELNNAIFTQIKSLSEQIDTLEKKLISEQDRYYSKFTALEVYLNKMNSQASWLMDQTSS, translated from the coding sequence ATGTCAACAAATGTTAGCAGTATTTTAGCTGCATCTACAAGCAATCGGTTAACCGGACTGATGAGCAATATGGATGTGGATGAGATTGTAAAAAATATGTCACAGGGAACCATATCCAAAATATCAAAGCTGGATCAGAAGAGACAAAATCTGGAGTGGAAGCAGACGGCATATCGTGCTGTAACGACAAGCCTTTTGAATTTCAGTAATACTTTTTTAAGTTCTTCGTCTACAACAAATCTTAGTAAGTCAAGTTTTTTTAAAAGTGCAGTTGTTACTTCTCTCGGTTCGAATGCTAGCGCTGCAAGCGTTACGGGTACAATAGATTCCGTTCGTAATTTTTCCATTGGGAGTATATCGAGGTTGGCTACAACTGCAGGAGTAACGACTGCTGCTGATCATAAAGTTTCTTCTCGTAATGTTACAACGGGTTTGATTGATCTGATGAATGGAAGAGATATATCAGCATTAGAAGATACAAGCGTTGCACTTACATATGGAAGCAATACTTATTATTTGAATCTTTCGGAGATTCCCCTGAGCACGAAAACGGACGATGCTGCACGTGCGCAGGAAAATGCAGAAAATGTAGTAGCAGCCTTAAATTCAGCGTTGAAGTCAGAAGGACTGAGCGACTCTTTAGCTGCAGAGCTTGGAACAGATGGTAAAGTCACCTTCAATGAAATTAACAATGCAGGCAATGAATTAAAAGTAGAAGCAGGAAGTACTGCTTTGTTAAATATTTTGGGATTGAAGACCGGAGATATTGCGAAGGATGGAGAACTGACTGGAAGAAATAACATAAAAACGGATTCTTTAGTTAAGCAGGTTACTTTTGGAGAGTCTATCGCTAGCGGAGGAGGAACCTTTACCTTTGACTTAGATGGTGTAAAGGCGGTTATTAATTTAAAGGATCTAGTAAATGACGATGGTAGTTTTAAAGACGCAGATATGACTATGAAAAAATTAACGGATCATATCAATGCACAGCTTGCTAAAAGCTATGGAGCGGGAAAGGTAGCCGTGAGTGCAGTAGATGAAAACGGCAGTCCACTCACATCGGGTGCAACGCAGGGAAAGCTTGTTTTTGAGACGAGCAGTTCAACTTCTATTTTATCGGTTTCTTCGGGAGACCGTGGTGTGTTGGGTGCAACCGGTGCCATGAATATGAATTTTGGAGATGCAAATCGTCTTTTGGTTTATGAACCATTAAGCTCCAGTAAAAGCAACCTAAATACGTCACTTGATTTTTCAGGGGGAAAAACCTATTCGATGACAGTTAATGATACTGTTTTTGAAGTGGGGAGCGATTTTATAATGATAGATGGAGAAAAAAAGGAATTCGCTCAAGGTGTGACGATAAATGATATTATGAGCACGATAAACAGCTCTGATGCTGGTGTTACCGTAAAATATTTGTCTACTTCCGACCGCTTCAGCATTATTGCAAACGATCCTGGAAGCATTGGAAAAATTGACATCTCCGGAGAGCTGGGAGAAGCTCTTTTCGGTAAGTCCAATACATTAGTTGGGGCAAAGCAAGGTACGGATTCTGAAATGCAAGTCAGTTTTGACGGAGGCACAACTTATGAAACAATTACTCGTACGAGTAATTCATTTACTATAGATGGAGTAAATGTCACGCTGAAATCTACTTTTACGAGCAAAGACGTTGATGCAACCGCAGGAAGCGGAGATGCGATTACTTTTTCTGCAAAAGCCAATGCAGATGAGGTGGTGAGTGCGATAAAAAGTATGGTTGAAAAATATAATGAAATGATTAGTGAGATTAATAGTGCGGTATCAACAAAGCCAATCCGAAACCGTTCAGGAGGAGCTTTGACGTATCAGCCGCTTACAGATGAACAAAGAAAAGATATGTCAGAGAGTGAAATTTCTGCTTGGGAAGAAAAGGCGCAACAAGGTATCTTATTTGCAGACCCTCTTTTACGTACATTATCTTCTGATCTGCGATTTGTCTTTTCAAATCAAGTAGATGGTGTTTCAATGAATCAAATTGGGATTAAAGCGGGTTCAACTTATAAAGACAATGGAAAGCTTTCTTTTAACGAAACTATGTTTCGAAAGGCTTTAGAAGAAAAACCAGATGCCGTCGCCAAACTTTTTACTTCCAATGGAAGTGTGAATGAAGATGAAAAAGGGGCAATTGCAAAATTAGGGGAAATTATGAATAAGTATGCAAGTACGAGCGGCTCAAAAAAAGGAAGCTTAATTCAAAAAGCCGGTCATGCTTCTTCACCGACAAGTGAGTTGAATAATGCGATTTTTACACAAATCAAATCTCTGTCTGAACAAATTGATACATTAGAGAAAAAGCTCATTTCAGAGCAGGATCGCTACTATAGTAAATTCACGGCTTTAGAAGTCTATTTAAATAAAATGAATTCACAGGCTAGCTGGTTGATGGATCAAACAAGTTCTTAA
- a CDS encoding AAA family ATPase, whose product MSHIIAITNQKGGVGKTTTSSALVSGLTQLKKKVLGVDLDPQGNLGFSLGVDIEGGPGIYELFKGTISIQDAITHTPHGDIIPSNILLSSAELEFNRAGREYMLRDLLAPIQDQYDFIIIDTPPALNILTVNAYVASNALMIPMIPEVLSLLGITQLKETIDTVKKFYNPNLEILGILLTKYNKRMNLTKEVEELTSEIAKQLGTVILSTKIRNSVTVAEAPAHGESIITYAPYSNPGFDYARLAKQLCEGSL is encoded by the coding sequence TTGTCTCATATTATTGCAATAACCAATCAAAAAGGCGGCGTCGGGAAAACGACTACAAGCAGTGCCTTAGTGAGCGGGCTTACTCAATTGAAAAAAAAAGTTTTGGGTGTTGATTTAGACCCCCAAGGTAACCTGGGTTTCAGTTTAGGTGTTGACATCGAAGGCGGTCCCGGAATCTATGAACTTTTTAAAGGAACCATCTCCATTCAAGATGCTATTACACATACACCTCATGGTGATATTATTCCATCTAATATACTACTAAGCTCTGCTGAATTAGAATTCAATAGAGCTGGGCGTGAATATATGCTTCGAGATCTATTAGCCCCAATACAAGATCAATATGATTTTATTATTATTGATACTCCTCCGGCTTTAAATATTTTAACGGTCAATGCTTACGTTGCCTCAAATGCACTTATGATCCCTATGATTCCCGAAGTGTTAAGCCTTCTTGGCATTACACAACTTAAAGAAACCATCGATACCGTCAAAAAATTCTATAACCCAAACCTAGAAATTTTAGGTATCCTGCTGACAAAATACAATAAACGCATGAATCTCACAAAAGAAGTTGAAGAATTAACATCTGAAATAGCAAAACAATTAGGTACCGTTATATTAAGTACTAAAATACGCAATAGTGTTACAGTTGCAGAAGCTCCTGCTCACGGCGAAAGCATTATCACCTACGCACCATATTCAAATCCGGGCTTCGATTATGCACGACTTGCAAAACAACTTTGTGAAGGGAGCCTATAA
- a CDS encoding late competence development ComFB family protein, with protein MSKKSSKTSHVLNLLTNRVGVMEPAETQAQTPMQASASEPSQTVSYDPSQEAFLQTDPQIPLEDLTDKETHSPLRPKEVTLESADFLSQIKSEAVQEESLDEKNPSDTSTTFSLPLEDPLSDLIYQKLENYYEAEMLPFISNTRLQKEGISMSQYLDTENHGIPNQDVLTSFRTDEYVFINIIEEFVKSEYASLMNKMEVCHCNKCKNDVIALALNNLPPKYVVTRKGYLLSKLLAYEKQYKADVLTAVTNACMQVKSIPHHV; from the coding sequence ATGTCTAAAAAAAGCAGTAAAACTTCACATGTATTAAATTTACTAACAAATCGCGTCGGAGTAATGGAACCAGCTGAGACACAGGCTCAAACACCTATGCAAGCCTCTGCCTCAGAACCCTCACAAACAGTATCGTATGATCCATCGCAAGAAGCTTTTCTCCAAACAGATCCTCAAATACCGTTAGAGGATCTAACTGATAAAGAAACGCATTCTCCGCTAAGACCAAAAGAAGTGACATTAGAAAGCGCTGATTTTCTATCTCAAATCAAATCAGAAGCAGTTCAAGAAGAATCTCTGGATGAAAAAAATCCTTCTGATACATCCACCACGTTCTCTCTTCCTTTGGAAGACCCATTGTCTGATTTGATTTACCAGAAATTAGAAAATTATTATGAAGCAGAAATGCTTCCTTTTATTTCAAATACGCGCCTACAAAAAGAAGGTATTTCTATGTCTCAATATTTGGATACTGAAAATCATGGGATTCCAAATCAGGATGTGCTCACTTCCTTTCGCACGGACGAATATGTTTTTATCAATATAATTGAAGAATTTGTAAAAAGTGAATACGCATCCCTTATGAACAAGATGGAGGTATGCCACTGCAATAAATGTAAAAATGATGTCATTGCCTTAGCTTTAAATAACCTTCCTCCTAAATATGTTGTTACGCGAAAAGGATATTTGTTATCAAAGCTTCTTGCTTATGAAAAACAATATAAGGCAGATGTTTTAACAGCGGTAACAAATGCTTGCATGCAAGTAAAATCAATACCGCATCATGTCTAA
- a CDS encoding chemotaxis protein CheD, with the protein MNSKQINVGIADMKITRAPGGLITYALGSCVGICIYDPVLRLGGMVHIMLPERVSKQDAGNIFKYADTGIAEMIRKMEVFGGVTSRMTAKIAGGAKMFDIPGDANSSVGNIGKRNVESVRKVLQRCKIRLVKEDVESNYARTMVFDTETGQVTIRSYGRADNIF; encoded by the coding sequence TTGAATAGCAAGCAAATAAATGTTGGAATTGCCGATATGAAAATTACCAGAGCACCGGGCGGCTTAATTACATATGCACTTGGGTCGTGTGTCGGAATTTGTATTTATGATCCGGTGCTCCGATTAGGCGGTATGGTTCATATCATGTTACCAGAACGGGTATCCAAGCAAGATGCAGGAAATATTTTTAAATATGCGGATACCGGTATAGCAGAGATGATTCGTAAGATGGAGGTCTTTGGCGGAGTTACTTCTCGCATGACAGCGAAAATAGCAGGTGGTGCGAAAATGTTTGATATACCAGGAGATGCGAATTCCAGCGTGGGCAATATCGGAAAAAGAAATGTTGAATCGGTTCGTAAAGTATTGCAGCGATGTAAGATTCGACTGGTTAAAGAAGATGTGGAATCTAATTATGCAAGAACAATGGTTTTTGATACAGAAACAGGACAAGTAACCATTCGTTCATACGGACGAGCCGATAATATATTTTAA
- a CDS encoding chemotaxis protein CheC, translating to MKISSYDQLNAIQLDALKEIGTIGSGNAATALSGVISKKVRISVPKVSILDFNTALNILGGPENIVAGIMVKMSGDLNGIMLYLQEMDFINVALDSVLHETISSYDQLNELSQSALVEIGNIMISTYMNALSSLAELEVSLSVPAMCINMAGGILSVPMVELGYETDKIMMLDGSFSCDGQEVSSKLLMMPDFKSLNYMLDRLGVGNIE from the coding sequence ATGAAAATTAGCAGTTATGATCAATTAAATGCCATTCAACTAGATGCACTGAAAGAAATTGGAACAATCGGTTCGGGAAATGCAGCTACGGCTTTGTCCGGAGTCATATCTAAAAAGGTGCGTATTTCCGTACCTAAGGTGTCTATTTTGGACTTTAATACGGCGTTGAATATTTTAGGTGGGCCTGAAAATATAGTTGCTGGTATTATGGTGAAAATGTCGGGTGATTTGAATGGAATCATGCTCTATTTGCAGGAAATGGATTTTATTAATGTCGCTTTGGATAGTGTACTACATGAGACGATAAGCAGTTATGATCAGCTTAATGAATTGAGTCAATCTGCACTGGTTGAAATTGGTAATATTATGATTTCCACCTATATGAATGCACTTTCATCTTTAGCTGAGCTTGAAGTCAGCTTATCTGTTCCGGCGATGTGCATTAATATGGCGGGAGGAATTTTGAGTGTACCAATGGTGGAACTTGGATATGAAACGGATAAAATCATGATGCTGGATGGCAGCTTTTCCTGTGACGGACAAGAGGTTTCCAGTAAACTTTTAATGATGCCCGATTTTAAATCCTTAAATTATATGTTAGACAGATTAGGAGTTGGCAATATTGAATAG